GAGTGAGATAAGAACGACGGCAAAGCTCAATCACCCGCACATCCTGGCGCTGTACGATTCAGGCGAGGCCCAGGCTGAAGGACCCGGTCAGCCCACGCTCCTGTACTACGTGATGCCATTCGTGGATGGGGAGTCCTTGCGCGACCGTCTGGCCCGCGACAAGCATCTCCCGGTGGACGAGGCCCTCCGAATCGCGAGCGAGGTCGCCGACGCCCTGGTCTACGCCCATGCGCACGACATCATTCACCGCGACATCAAGCCGGAAAACATCCTGCTCCAGTCGGGCCATGCGGTCGTGGCCGACTTCGGCATCGCCCGAGCGGTCTCGGCGGCAGGCTCGGAGCGCATCACCCTGACCGGCCTGGCGCTGGGCACGCCGGCGTACATGAGCCCGGAGCAGGCGGCGGGGGAGCGCGATGTGGACGGGCGAAGCGATCTGTATGCGCTCGCCTGCGTCCTGTACGAGATGCTGGCCGGCGAGCCGCCATTCACCGGCCCCACGCTCGACTCCATTCTGGTGCAGCGTTTCACCCAGCCGCCGCCGAGGCTGCGGGTGAAGGTGCCCCACATCTCGAGCGGCGTCGATGCCGCGCTCTACACCGCCATGGCGCGGGCTCCGGAGGATCGCTTCGCCACGGTCGAGCGCTTCGCCCAGGCGCTGATCGCGAAGAACGGACCCACCGACGCCGGAGGCCACGAGCGCTCGATCGCCGTGCTGCCGTTCGCGAATATGAGCGGGGATCCGGAGAACGAGTATTTCTCCGACGGCATCTCGGAGGAGATCATCAACGCCCTGACACAGTTGCCTCGGCTTCGCGTGGCGGCCCGAACCTCGTCCTTCTCCTTCAAGGGCCGAAACGCGGACCTCCGCACCGTTGGCGAGCAGCTGAACGTGACTACCGTGCTCGAGGGCAGTGTGCGCAAGGCCGGCGATCGCCTTCGCATCACCGCCCAGCTCGTCAACGTGGCGGACGGTTATCACCTCTGGTCCGAGCGCTACGATCGCGAGCTGACCGACGTGTTTGTGATTCAGGATGAGATCGCGCTGGCGATCGCCGGCAAGCTCAAAGTGACACTGGGCGTCGGCGAAGCCTTGATACGGCCACCCACGGAAAACCTCGAGGCGTACGAGCTGTTCCTCAAGGGGCGCGCCCTCGCCCGGCAGCGGGGCTCGGCCCTGCTGCGTGCGGTCGAGTGCTTCGATCAGGCGCTCAGGCTTGACCCGGCATTCGCCCCGGCGCACGCCGAGCTGGCGGAGGCGCTGTTGCTGCTCAGCCTCTACGGTTTGGTCCACCCATCGGAGGTCTACGCGCGTGCGGCCGCCGCGACAGAGCGAGCATTGGCGCTCGACTCGAGCCTGGTGGCCGGCCAGCTCGCCCTGGGGCTCCTTTCCCTCATGGGAGAGTTCGACCGCGAGAAGGCCGCCGCAGCGTGGGCTCGCGCTGTCGAGCTGGACCCAACCAGCCAGGACGCCAGGGCCCTTCGGGCACTCTTCGATTGGTGTTACGTGCGGGGCGACCACGACCGGGCGCTCCC
This sequence is a window from Gemmatimonadales bacterium. Protein-coding genes within it:
- a CDS encoding protein kinase, encoding MNRPLEHLTSALAQRYRIERELGRGGMATVYLADDLKHERKVALKVLRPDLAATLGTERFLSEIRTTAKLNHPHILALYDSGEAQAEGPGQPTLLYYVMPFVDGESLRDRLARDKHLPVDEALRIASEVADALVYAHAHDIIHRDIKPENILLQSGHAVVADFGIARAVSAAGSERITLTGLALGTPAYMSPEQAAGERDVDGRSDLYALACVLYEMLAGEPPFTGPTLDSILVQRFTQPPPRLRVKVPHISSGVDAALYTAMARAPEDRFATVERFAQALIAKNGPTDAGGHERSIAVLPFANMSGDPENEYFSDGISEEIINALTQLPRLRVAARTSSFSFKGRNADLRTVGEQLNVTTVLEGSVRKAGDRLRITAQLVNVADGYHLWSERYDRELTDVFVIQDEIALAIAGKLKVTLGVGEALIRPPTENLEAYELFLKGRALARQRGSALLRAVECFDQALRLDPAFAPAHAELAEALLLLSLYGLVHPSEVYARAAAATERALALDSSLVAGQLALGLLSLMGEFDREKAAAAWARAVELDPTSQDARALRALFDWCYVRGDHDRALPELRAVVEADPLSAHARAQLALALAWNRQAELAAAESERGIELDPTAFYPNWTRLHALALGPGAAEAVEIGRSMLSRFGRHPWLMMGLALAHGATRRPEKADALYAELFARSRGEYVQPAVLTVAALGAGRRADVLRHVAEAAEVRDPLFALIAPQWPGYDALRTDPEFVSVLRRLRWDRPMKPGKLEAGVA